The DNA region atgagaattaaaataaaaaatctttttcatcaaaataattattcgtaGCATTTATTATCAAGAAATCTGCCAAATCATTTCTTTATGTCCGCAAAAGACTATCTACCCTGCTAATGAATTGCTCTCAATCAAATgctcttcattttgttttgttttaacaaggaagaaatataaaataactcataatgtatgtaaatatttaagcattgctgcctttatgaatgtttttttcaaaatttttattttatcatttttttcttaaaagaaaacaatcataTTTTGCGTTACACGTAAAGGGAAATCACGAAAATATCTCTCAGATTGCTTGACGCTTAATGTTCAGGAAccgtaatgaatttttttatataatgaatcATTTTGCTGTATCTTTGACAGATAGCTAATTGTATTTGTGAATATAACGTGAtgctctttatattttttgtatttatatttttaactcatcCCCAAAATCAAAGTAACTCGCAATTTAAGTATCGGCggaaaacaatgtttaaaaaagttataaaaataatttattttaaccatgattaagttgaaagtaaatttatcaaattttgcgtTATTCACaaggaaaaaccacgaaaatgtttttcagattgATTGGCGATAATAGAATTTCAACTAAATGTTCAACATTAtctcaatgaaattatttttttataagcaatcATTTTTTAGTATCAGTCAGGCCTTGCCGTTGTGGCTCAGAAGATCTGGAGTCTCTTTGaggtcaagctaaccgtgggatgttttcgtggttttcctccccatgtaacggaaatgagggttaattccatcaaaaagtcccccacggAGGTAAATTTCACTCAATACTTGTTACAAGActctccttgtcttctgaattggatttaaaattacaagactacggagttgatgAACATCAGTatagtcgtaaacacaaaattaggtcagctgctcgacgacggttataaaattatgaaatggaTAAAGTACATCTTTCTGAATATAACGAAAAACTCTTCTTTTTAACTCAATccgtaaaacaaaataagccgCAGTTTAAGCAtcgaaatacaattatttttatgaaagatataaaaatagcctattttaaataaaattaacttaaaattatcaaattatcaataaaattataaaattatcagaaaaactactaaatcattttttttaagattgctTTTATCGGTAATAAACTTTAATCGGTAGTACTGACAGAAAACAGCGCCATTTTGatcactaaaataaacaaactcttATCGGAATCTAGATTTCGCTTAGTCTTAAACCTGCCGGATTCGTAATTATTTCGCATTGGAATTTAGTTCCGATCGGAATCAAGAGCTCGTAATACGGCCTAACTGACATTCACGGATTTATGACGTCACGAGAGCTTCATTTCGATCGGAATTAGATTCCGTGATCTGGTGATAGGGCCCCTGGTTCGAGATAGAAAAAGGCATTGTTGTTGAGTCCAATCCTTCAGGCCTTCAGGATCTAGCTACAGCTAGATCAGATCCATGAGACCGTTTACCCTAGCAAAGTCCAGCATCAGAAGTGGACTTGCATGTACATCTTCCTGAGCTAACCCCAGACAATCGAGGATAAGTCCAGGGGAAGCCGGTAACACTTCGTGCAAGTCTGGTAGACCTTTTGGCCGGATACAAAAGTCATGTATTTCAGGTGCCCACTTATAAGTCTCGAGACTGCCCTTTGATGTTTTTTCTGTCTCCTTTGAACTCCAAAGAGCCCCCTGGAAATTTCCTACTAATCCCGGGAGGGGCCAGCCAGGCTTTcgtatctttatattttattaaagagaaaGTCTCTTGAAGAGCATAATCAATGGTCGCCAACTCAGAGCAGCCTCTTTTTGTTAAGTTATCTGCGACTTCATTTCCAGGGACGTTAACATGGGAGGGGATCCATTGAACGTGGACATCcctatatttttctataattttaagctTATTGATAATTTGAATGCTAAAAGGTCATCCACACGACTCCAATCCTGCAAGTGTTGAAGGGAGCTTCAGCTATCAGTAAGGATACATACATCGCTAGAGTCTGTACTATGGAGAAAGGCCTTTAATCCCTTGTCTATAGCAATTAATTCACTTCCGAGGACTGAACAGTTATCTGGGTTGCGTCTTGAAAAAGCCGGACAGAGAGATTCTCTATAAAGGTACCGCTCCCTGTGTGATTCAACTCATCCGTGTATATTAAAATGGCTTCACTCGGAATACCATTTACGACCTCGAGAGCCAGCTGTCTTAAGTATTCAGTGACATCTGAGTTTTTGTTTGTGTGGGACAGAAATTCAGTGTGAAAGTGAACTCCAGGTAAGCCCTCAATTGGGCTGACACAAAGTCTTAGAGATGAATACTCCACTGATTGGGAAATGATCTTCATTTTATCAGCCAGACCAAATTCCTTTTTAATCTCTGGTTGTTTCTCCATTCAGAGGTTCGATTCTGATTTTCATAACTTCAGCTAAGGCCAGCAGGTAATGGCGCAAATTCAGTCTTCTGCCCCAGGGTACTTGTTGCCATTAGAAGCTGCTCTTCCCCTTCTCCATGTGATAATGAAGAAAAGAGCGTGAATGCTTCCTCgagttaaacaaaataaaatagttttggattaattattgtgaaaaaaccGAAATGTTTTTACAAGGCTCTGTGTATACCTCGGTAGTGAAGCGTCCATGTTGGGAAGTAATAAACACACAGAAAGAGAACACTAGAGTGCTTATTTTCTAGTAATACTACTctattaaaggatttttaagTCAACTATTCGGAATTAAGACGAACAGCATGTAAAAGGGGCAAAACAGTTGCATCTTGCTGATTACTCACTGTccgattttattaattttagaaccTGTATACATATAATATGTGTATCATTTTGTGGCTAAAAGATTTCACAACAAATTGGTGCTAATCTCTCACCACTATTTCGGCCATTATACGACAAAAATAGATTACAAGATTTACCGCTGatatctaaaataatagaatGTTTCCAACTGAAGGGAAATAAATAACCATCAAGTAAGAATGCATTTTGCACTTTCTTTTGCTactattgaaaacataaaaaaaaaagaattgtttttaccAGTTGGGCATTGAGCTAGCCATTCATAATCACAACATTTCCctttaagattaaaatgaagTCTCGCTGGGCAGGCGAATTTGAAGGCGCGTCCGTGAGCACACATGTAGTATTCGGAGCAGTTGGACGGATGATGAAAGAATATTTGTTCCTTCCCATCTACGGTTGGACAGTATGGACTCGGAACATCTGGCCCGTCTTGCTTATTGGTAGACTGTTCTTCACCTACATGGAAGTTAACGggaattacatttcaatttgaaaattcaatttttcaattgatgtttaattttttatacgatTTGATAAGACACAAACCTAAGTAACTTTTATTGGAATGTATGTAATACTTAAACTAGTCAAAGGAACTGTCTTTGTACATTAATGGAGTTCAAACCCATGCAGTGGCGGTTTGTAAACGACCCAGGTATAGATCGATGGCTTGTCTTTGAAGCTTGGAAGGAAAGGTTAACACAGGTCTAGATTGAGGTTAAAACAGATCAAAATGTAACAGTCATGCCGTAGCGTCTCGAAATGAATCAAATCGAATGAATCAATCGGAATGAACCTCAATGACCCCCGTGACCAGGGcccgacttagcctaattggggTCAGGGGTAAAAACTTCTTTGGGGGCTTCCCTGCTTCActacttcagtaatgaagaaccAAACTTTATGGAGATACTTAAATTTTCACTGCATTAtagataacaagaaaattgactacAACCACAAATAGCTATAAAGTCCCTTCCCCTCCAATGGTTAGACGAAATATCGTTCTGTCCGTTTTActgattttctgacaattctatgcCCATCATGCCAaatgcagttttctgattgttaactttgtcatctacctgtgaaaaattcatatccttgttGACATTAGgccggaattcagctaaatttacGCAGTGACGTTGATTCAATTAAGCAAATCAGaagtttgtatttttgtaaacgCATCACATTTtgcgatatgtaaaaatacaagCTTCTGATTGGACAAATTTAGCCGAATTCTTCCCtagaaagtcatggatttaggaaTTGTAGATAgtgttcatacgatagattaatgaagaagctaacataaaactgacggaTTTTACACTGCACTGAtattttgattaagaaaaattcataaaagaatgaaacgtaaaataaactttctattctATTTGGGGGCTACCTCTGATGTGGGAACCCGGAGCAACTGCCCCTGACTCACAACTGGCTTTTGCTGGAGTACATTACTTTACTTACAAGAGAAGTATCCCCAATACCAGTTCTAGATGTTGATAAAAGTCTTACCACAGAAAAGGTCTTGTCTTGAGGAATGCCAGtcgatgatttttaaaataatcgtaaaTGATTCTGTAGATGGGAACACCatagtattaaatatattaaagcaaGAAGTCATTTCCTTGCTGTTCTATAtttacagtgcgcaaaataattactaccctgaataacttgtgatctaatgatcggatcttcacgttctaatacccaatcttaatggttaaagggggtgacttcaaagatgctaattaataagtgcaggcgatattttaagctacgaaatcacAGAAGAGAGGTCTAAAGTTttgaccctttaatgttaattttactttttgcgtatttcgctatatgtcaaaaaactttttgagtgaaacatttttgcctacaattctaaaattcgtttgtccaaagataattccatgtaaaaaataatctttattaaatatatatcatttattattattttatttaataatagtttaaaaatatttttaattgtaaggtatacaatttcctgcatcattttaaaaaatataatttttatgacaaaatacaaaatctgagcAAAATCGGCTGAATAGTTCccgagaaattgaatttcaaagaaGTCAGATATTTCAAATTCGGATTACCATTCCCCACTTCTTTACTACGTAGAGAAGTGGGGACAACAATTAATTCGTTGTCGGCGTAAGAATCAGGTTGTAGTGATTATTCATTGCTAATGAACAATAAACAAAACGttcattaaaatagtattttgaaatatagctttttttatggtccgaaaaaatgtcaatttctGTTGTGCATATACTTTTCTTATGCATATACTTTCAAATTCAGGCTaccaaatcaattaaaaatactattattttaaattaaaatcctaTTTGATCGAGGAAgatgataaaatatatgtatttattttttgcataattggcttgaaaattaataaatcagtcACTTCAAGAAACATCTTAACGGGTCGCTATATAATAcctttagaaatatataatgccattaagtataaatttcttttttaaatcttcattgAAATGGCATCCAATATGATAAAACTTGATAATCTTTTGAAATGTTACCatgaaaacaagtaaaaaattggAGTGCgtgaaaattatttcgaataatCATCTTTCACAACACACACCTCGATTTCCTCCCACACCCGTCTTGTTGTTCGCTACATTTGTCATCCtatacattacattttttaaccGTTAGCAAAATGGGTCTTAATTTGGATTTCATGGCGTTCtcacttttcaactacaataatcaagagtaatagtaaacagcgCTTATGCCTTGCTTTGGCGACCGCTggtgtttgataattttttttagaattccttcctttattttcacttttaatttagttatgcattaagttggtgagtttatttttgagatatgggtcCAGAGAAAtcccataaatatttcttgagttgtgaataaaagagaatttcataatttgaacgatatttttgtttttattgctttaattaagaatcagaaattctgacctacagttcaaactggatcgttttcaatactaattcaggtgaatatcacaaataaagagggtcccAAACTGATTAACACGGTTTTCAAAGGGTAtagagttgaagcaagaaaaaaacgatgccaAGACCTAAACTTAATGAGGTTGAAAAAGCCAAAGAGCGTAGACGGGAATACCTTAAGCGTTACACACAAACGGAAAGATTCCGTTCGCAAACGCAAACATGAAGCCCGTCCCTCACAAAAGTACCAAAGTGGTTGACAGAATTGAAGCCTACCGAAGAGCGAATGGTGACTCTCCGaacccctttcatgcaaatacgagaactgggtgttgatcaccagttagggataaaaggatCCATTGTCAAGGGTTCCTGGGggtattcatccacttttccttcgaggttaatatcttccttacctgtactatgcatgattctttatcgccttacgagatcatcgccaacaaaaacaattatttttattttatgaaatgccggatgctatttaggcaaagtatgaaataatcgtcttgatgaggttattatgtaaatgatgtgcatgttactgtgaatgaccgaaatcggtggttgttgactttcaccggtgaatgttgacaatcaaattagtcGCTTTGATGactgtccgaaatatttattacatccgatttgatattaatttattcgtggatataattacatttattcgatattttaatacttactgacgatagattcgaacaaacatcagtgtttggagtatcgggcaaatatataccgggcaatggcacttgactttaaaaaaacagcagtgtagggtataccgggcagtggcacttaaccagacctagtatgaccagacctttggtaaatgtccgaaatatatactaggtctagtgccacttttgctatagcttaaatatttaaaaaaaattacacaaagcgtttgaatcaattttaaactgataacgaaattattgctttaaaattaaaataataataataaaaactgcgacagataagagtaattgaagtagttgctttatacagcgcatgtgcggaaaatttaaaaaaaaaaattatccaggtgCATCTAAAAGTGGATAAATATCTCAAGACACCATTGTCAAGGTACCCAATAACTTGCACAAGACTGTAGACTGTCTTCCACACAATATGAATGATTCATTCACCATTCATGTAAAATCGAAAAAGAGCCAAGCTTTTAAGTCATATTTCGTGTATGAACTTATGAATCCGAAACGGAtgtatgatgcagcttacaatctccATTAAACACCATTGTACCCatccgaaaatgttaatattgatctcgattgTCAGTTCAGTCATCGAAAGAACAGAATGTGTCTgaactgcatttaaatatgtctgcgaaattatgttcaggattaacagttaaagatgtccaagatgaaaacacaataaaattagacaacaaccattttgcctGTGATCGTCTTGCTGTGATCACAATTTTCTTCactttgtagtgaatcgtattttattattattattattattttgaataaatgtcaATTCGAAACCACCATTTTAAATATCCCCCCCCCACTTatgttgagaattttaaaaatacacattaatatgtatattttttataaggttACTTAATTTTGTCAAGAAAAGTGATTTAGAGTCTCTCCAATTGTCTGTTTATTCTATTTACTTGTGTTTATTTATGATTCAGACAAACAAGGAATTTCATTCAGCAAAACTCTTCCAAAAATATATcccagtgaatttttttattaacaatgagATTCCCTGTAAGTGGCGAAGTGTGGGTATCTCCATCCTGATGGGTTGCTGAAAAGtgacatttgtttacgttagcaactgtccTTTCCATTCAATCTCGAGTCCATTCTcctaagtgacacattctaattTCTTTCACAACGAATCtttcttaaagattttaattctttctctATATATTGACACAGAGATTTGACACAAAGAGAGGCACGAAGCCatttcaaacataaacaaactaattacgCATCGCACACAGAACAATAaaatcacggttacaataaaatacataaacaaattataaatctaagttaaataaaagacgaGAAAGGATTATATTTCAACTCATTCGATATACGATACGATTctctatttaattaacttatctttaattaacattctaacttaggtagagaaacttagctcagcTGTAATAcaccattttgctgataaagattagctgacATCATAGGTCGCATGTGAGGGTATGGgaggtcttcttcttcttgaagtacccaaattatttgctattataatatatttcgtAGCAACCGAATTTCTACTCCCGAACATTTATGGAAGAGCTCGGATGCCCTTTTTCATTAGTGATTCACTCGAAAACCATTGacgaatatttcaattttctccCCAAGTCAAGACTTTTCCAGCTTTTATCAAAACCCAGAACTTCCCTAATTAGTCTTGCCTACTGCCCATGTTTAGTTCCAAcagaattcttaatttttgacacTACCTATTttgaagttcatttttttttaaccataaactGTAATCGTTAaggcatcatttaaaaaattcatacattaTTTACCCTACTATGAAAatgaactttttgaaattacGATTTTTATATCGTAAGAAATGACCATCCGTTACAAGAAACTTGGATGCCATTCGATAAAATTTCGAGAACATGTTCGCAAAAGTTTTATCTGAAAACTTTAGAAATGACAGTGTATTTTACATTGATCTGCGCCCATGaagttgaaaacttttttacaacttttattaCTGCATTTCTTCGAAATCCATATTCGCGAATTTTCTTCTGATTTGCTAAAACATTACAAAAGCATGTATATATTAATTCCAAAGGGTTATTATGAATACACAATTACCATAGTATTGTCTAAATTTCGCATCATTTTCCATTAATCAAGGtaccatttatttcaaaaaaataatgtctaCTCAAATTTcatcttacttaaaaaaataatattaataatatgcaaggtattaaatttttaattagtcgGATGAGAACCGAGCTACTGACGAGTTTTGCATGGAAATATTTCAGGATAAATGAGTTTCATATGAGTTTCAAAACGTTTTTGCTTCGATTCCTCtagaattaaactttttcgtcgaaaaaattttacacccgagactttttttttcatagaaagttTTGTTATATGAGTATGAAGGATCCTTGAAAACATTCCTCTGTACGCATTACTCTATTTTGAGGGAAATGCGGTAGTTTGAGGTGGGGAGGGGGGAGGAATTGAAACTTCGAGGCAGGCGAGTGAGGTATTGGcttcgatatatttttttaataggaattaatttaataaatccaAACCAGAGATGATTGGACTAATAGTTTAGAAGATATAAGGGTTTTATATACGACAAGTACAAATGTGTACTTTTACCAATTTACGCACCTGATAGTGTAATCTAAGCAAGTGAGATatgatttccaatttttttacgaATCAAAGGCATTTTAATGTACTTCAGAACACACTTGCTACCTAGAGACTATCTGAACgtgtaatttttctgaattgaaTGAGATGAATTCCAAGACGTTcaacttaataatttagaagttataagcgttttaaatgcaaaaagaacaattttgtaCTTGCACTTATTTACACATCTTACATTGCTAGACAGACAAATGAGGTACTTttccctatatatatattatcttttcATCGAATGAGACTAAACATGAGTCAAAAgaggtaatattttaaaagttgaaagaatttttgttgcaaaatgtaatgattttgatttatacTTACTAAGAAGAAAACCATTGTAACTCCTTTAATCTCATTCAATTCAGTTCCTCAGAAAATGTACCTCACATGTCCACCTTCTATAATGAATAAGCGTAATATCCGTTCTCGAGAGATCGAAATTATTAAGGTGTTCCATTTTGTACACTCACATAAATATTAACCCCTTTGTCAATAcgtggaatattttaaaagaagcatCCCTTACTTTCAGCAGTACATTTAGCTCTGTGAGGAAGATCACAGGTTCTGTTGAATACATTGAAATGCAATCCAGAAGAGCACTTTTTGTTATGAAATGTGATGTGTCGTCCGTTGTCACAGACAGTGTACTCTGAGCAGTGATGTGGATTTGGAATGAAAAACTTGCCATCTCTGCCTGTTAAGCACCCAATGAGTTCGTTTGCAATCACTTCATCTCGCGATTCTGATAAccgaactgaaaaaaaaaactttcattaattaatggttcattaaataaataggaTTAAAATGTGTCTCAGAAAATGAACGAAAGGAAACATTCTATTTAGGGAGTAATAAAACACGATGTAGAAGGAGAGGAGGACATAGGATTGGCTGCTTTCTGCTAAAGAAACCAGAAATTTAACCTCAccctatttcaaaattaaatatcaagtgTGTCGGCCGATGCTTTCAGCCGCAATGTCACACtagaaatacaattaaaatgtatttctagtGTGTCTGTCCCCAGACTGTTGTTACGTCATTGATgttcattttgaaaacattgcttgatattttttcgttgttctttaaatacattttcaaatcaGCGGTTCTTTTTTAGTAAATGCAGAAAGGAAGTTTTAGAAACTGCattttgaaaagatataaacatatcagtaaagaaataaaaataaagatataaacaTAAAGATATtaacatatattatttcatattaatgttttaacaGCTTAGACACTAGATATATGGACACCGTAGAAAAGTATAGTGTGATTAACAGGAAAAAATAACTCCTTAGTGTCCCAAATTATATACGTCGACGGACTCAAGTGtattaaaagtgtttattaattatttattttcaacatgaagaaaatatacataaaaaaaagtaagacaaaGTAGAGTAAGTGCCAGGAATAAAGCTTTTTGGGAGATGTCAAACGTAAGAGCGTATCTGTCAAATAAGAAACCATTCATGAAAAAGATAAGTTCGCAATGAACCCTCAATGGTAGTTAAATCGAGTAGCCGTTTGTAAAGGATGGgaaatttttcatagtttgcCACTCTCCAGGAATGGGGTGAAAATACTTAACTTCCAAATTTTGTCCCCGACAAAATACCGAAGATGAATTTTCTTTACTGTTTGcttgtattcaaaattacataaaatatatgacagatatggaaaatattttttaagcttgaaaattttttcatttcacttcAAAAGTATACCTTGAAGACGAGTTAGTTTGTctgtcaataattatttttgaaattgaactgNCTCATTTTATGtcattgtttataaacaatttctattttatttcgtatGCTCTAGTTCTAATAACATGCAAAACATAAtcattaaaatccaaaataatcatctactaaaaatgtaagtatcatattataaaaattagacccctttcttagttttatgtcaaaactataataataataaatgtgtaaaatccctttaaaaatatatttctttgtttttaatccatacattttataacaaaaagttagataaaattttccaatttataaaataaaactgatatttaatgcttaaaaatatattttttttcattcacacaacagttatttttgttagaattgatttattgttaatcatttctgaaaacaaataaatatattaagcatttttacacaattttagaacatttaatctagacaaaaaaaaaataataataatttgtagaaagtaaaaaattagtagAAGAGTAACGAAAAAGTGTCGAGAAACAGAAGGGAAAAAGAGAAGCTTCGTCAGAAGTGATCAGCAAATCTGGGCCTAACTGTATGAGTCTTCGTTTTGCGTCCTTCGGCTTTCTTCCATCTAGGAGGTATTGGCTTCAGTGacataaattaacaaacataaatttaaattaaataatgcaacaCACTTTTGCCACATCCTGCTCTATAGGGATAATCACAGACTTGCAGCCTTGCGTTGAAATGTAATCCGAGGAGACAGTTTTTAAGATGTGGAATCCCATTATGACAGCtataaaatttctcacaatTTGATGGATGAGGCAGATGGTGTGTCCCATCTTCAGCTGAGCATTCAACGATTCCTTGATCACGATCTAAagcaaatgaaaacaatttttttaaaaacttttcttatacCTGAGCATAACTAAACTGTAATAACTAGCGTCAGACAATttcaaacttcaattttaaatataaaatgatttgattctcaaactaaatatttaccATTTCATTATTCTAGTTAATTAATTAGGTTTTTTACTTATAATCAATTAAAGATATTAATGGAAGAAAGTATCAAGtgacatttttgaagaaaagaaattgaaatttcaatgggaaaaacttattttttggttCTTATTCAACAATACAACagtgttttattttagcaaaactttaaatttcgcAGATCTCAGAGAAGTGACAATTTTTGAGTGCTCTCGGAGTAAATGAAGGTACCAAAAGCATAGGTTATACTTTGTACAACCTAGACTAGATTGAAAAACGGCGTGAATAAAATACTATTCAAGTACGGAAAAGGTTCATTTCTGTActtgatttgtgttttattcGCGTTGTTGTTCTCTTTAGTCAATCAAAAGTGCATTTGTCAACAAATATCCAACGAGTTATAGTTCGTTCActaggagttggcacttggctccgccttcatcacgtagTATCCGCCGAcaatactatttcgctatttttgggagaaggatgtgaacaatcctgaacaaggCTGCTATTTGGCaatcgtatgacaaaaatatttatttcgtaatcTTTACGTGCTAAGTTCCAACtgctggtgaacgaactataccttagaaaatttctttttagcaaCAAATTAAAACGTCAAACTGCAAACGCTGTGAGGCAAAGAGTTTAAATGAATGACAAAGATTTGAGCTTTCGCTAATTGGGCAAGAAATGAAGCATCATTTTCATTTCCTATTGTGAACACATAAACTTTGAGGCCGCCCATTCATTCATCACACATTAAAATGTCAGTTGGAAACTTTCAACAATTACTTCACACTTGTATTTGTTTTTCGTACGGGGCAAATAAACAGCAATACAAAATCATGCTCAAAATTGTAAGA from Parasteatoda tepidariorum isolate YZ-2023 chromosome 2, CAS_Ptep_4.0, whole genome shotgun sequence includes:
- the LOC107454564 gene encoding peritrophin-44, which translates into the protein MTEMAVLFWLPLFVCIYCTYGLHLKERINDEIKCHSEDDPRFQLMIVHPFDCSKYFLCRDGVALLEVCPMGLHFNDALQLCDYPEKVNCDRDQGIVECSAEDGTHHLPHPSNCEKFYSCHNGIPHLKNCLLGLHFNARLQVCDYPYRAGCGKIRLSESRDEVIANELIGCLTGRDGKFFIPNPHHCSEYTVCDNGRHITFHNKKCSSGLHFNVFNRTCDLPHRAKCTAESEEQSTNKQDGPDVPSPYCPTVDGKEQIFFHHPSNCSEYYMCAHGRAFKFACPARLHFNLKGKCCDYEWLAQCPTGNGEKKQRYL